The sequence ATGGGAATTTCACATGAAGAATATCATTAACACCGACAAAGCTCCAGCTGCCCTGGGACCCTATAGTCAGGCTGTTGAATACAATGGGCTGATCTTTACAGCTGGGCAGATCCCCCTTGATCCAGCCACTGGCAAACTGGTTGAAACCTCTTTTGGAGACCGCGTATATCAGGTAATGCACAATCTCAAGGCCATCCTTGAGGAAGCAGACA comes from Candidatus Neomarinimicrobiota bacterium and encodes:
- a CDS encoding Rid family detoxifying hydrolase, coding for MKNIINTDKAPAALGPYSQAVEYNGLIFTAGQIPLDPATGKLVETSFGDRVYQVMHNLKAILEEADSDFSKVIKTNIFVTDLGKYAELNKIYGEFFPGDDAPARAAIQVVALPLGTDVEIEMIAHK